TTGGAGCAACAAAAGGACTTTTTGCAAAAAGAAATTGAAAAGGACAAAAAACTGCTCAATGAACTAAAGGACCCCAAAGCCCTGGAAAAGTATGCCAGGGAACACTATTACATGAAAAAGGACAATGAGGAGGTCTTTTTAATAGAATATGAAGACAGTACAAAAGTGGGAAATTAACTATGAAAAACAATTCGCTTTTTTCGGAATTTGAACCTGTTTTAGCCAAACAGTGGAAACAGAAAATCCAAATGGATTTAAGGGGTGCCGACTATAACGACACCTTGATTTGGGAATCTTTGGAGGGCATAAAGGTAAAACCATTTTATAACCACGAAGATGTGGAGGCCAATTCCAATTTTCAATTTACCGGGGAACATACCTGGCAGATAGGTCAGATCGTTTATGGGGGCAACCCCAATTTGGCCAATAAAAAGGCTTTGGATATTTTAAAAAGGGGGGCCGGTGCCTTAGTTTTTGAAATCTCCGACGTGGATATGGATTGGTCCGCACTATTGGATGGCATTCCTTTGGAATCCATTCCAATCCATATTGACTTTCATACTTTGGAAGTTGGGGCCTTGGAACGTTTACAAAAGTATCTGGGGGACCGCGCCTCCAAAATATACCTTCATATAGATATTATTGGGCATTTGGCCAAAAGTGGAAATTGGTACCAGAACCTGGAAAAAGACCACCAGGCATTTGATCAAATCCAAACCTTAACGGCTACTACAAAGGGTATTTCCGCGATTTCGGTGGATATGTCCCTGTATCAAAATGCCGGTGCAAATATTGTACAGCAACTGGCCTATGGGTTGGCACATGTGAATGAGTATTTGAATCATTCCACAGATGTCGTTTCCAACGTTACTAAAGAAGGCATTACGTTCAAAGTGGCCATTGGGCCCAATTATTTCTTTGAAATTGCAAAACTCAAAGCCCTGAGATGGCTATGGAAGTCCCTTGCCGCGGAATATGGCATCGAAACCGATTGCCACATTTTGGCCATTCCTTCCAAACGCAATAAAGCACTCTATGATTATAATGTGAATATGCTCAGGACCACCTCGGAATGTATGTCCGCGGTCTTGGGTGGGGCAAATACCGTTTGCAATCAATCCTATGATGCACTCTACCATAAAGATAATGAGTTTGGGGAGCGTATTGCCAGAAATCAATTGTTACTATTAAAAGAGGAAAGCTATTTTGATGAGGCCATAAAAGCTTCCGAAGGAAGCTATTATATAGAGGCATTGACACAGGAACTGGCGCAAAAGGCCTTGGGGCTCTTTAAGCAATTGGAGGCCTCTGGTGGATTTTTGGGTGAGTTGAAAAAGGGAATCATCCAGAAAAAAATCAAAGAAGCCGCTGCCAAAGAACAAGAACAGTTCGATACTGGAAAATTGGTGCTCCTGGGTACCAATACATATCAAAATCCCGAGGACAAAATGAAGGATAGCCTGGAACTCTTCCCATTCCTCAAAACAGATAAAAGAAAAACTTTGGTCGAACCTATCCTGGAAAAACGGTTATCCGAGTCCTTGGAACAAAATCGGTTGAAAGATGAGTAGAAAAAATATCCAAGAGCTAGAGCTCAAAACTTCAAATCAAAAAGAACAAGCAACCAAACTGGGCCATGAAAACTTTGTGGCCGGTATCCGTCCATTTCTCCGTGGTCCCTACTCCACAATGTACGTACGCCGACCATGGACCATACGGCAATATGCGGGATTCTCCACTGCGGAGGAGAGCAACGCTTTCTATCGCAGAAATTTGGCCGCAGGCCAGAAGGGACTTTCCGTTGCCTTTGACCTGCCAACGCACCGGGGCTATGATAGCGATAACGAACGTGTGGTAGGTGATGTCGGCAAAGCGGGCGTGGCCATAGATTCCGTGGAGGATATGAAAATTTTGTTCGATGGAATTCCACTCGACAAAATGTCCGTTTCCATGACCATGAATGGGGCCGTTATTCCGGTGATGGCCTTCTATATAGTAGCGGCAATGGAACAGGGGGTAGAATTAAACCAGCTTTCCGGTACCATCCAAAATGATATTCTAAAGGAATTCATGGTACGGAATACGTATATCTATCCACCAACACCTTCCATGCAGTTGATTGCCGATATCTTCGAGTATACCAGCCAAAATATGCCCCGTTTCAACAGCATCAGTATTTCCGGATACCATATGCATGAGGCAGGCGCCCCCGCAGCTATGGAAATAGCCTACACCCTGGCCGATGGGATTGAATATATTAGGACCGGGTTAAAGGCAGGGTTAAAAATTGACGAATTTGCCCCCCGTCTCTCCTTCTTTTGGGGTATTGGTATGAAGCACTTTACCGAAATCGCCAAAATGCGTGCGGCGCGAATGCTTTGGGCCAAATTGGTCAAGGAATTTGACCCCACAAACGAAAAATCGCTAATGTTGCGTACCCATTCCCAGACCAGTGGCTGGAGCTTAACAGAGCAAGATCCGTTCAATAATGTGGCACGGACCACCATTGAGGCCATGGCCGCAGCCTTTGGCGGAACCCAGAGTCTGCATACCAACGCACTTGATGAAGCAATTGCATTGCCAACGGATTTTAGTGCCAGAATTGCGCGTAACACGCAAATTTACCTACAGCAGGAGACCCATATTACCCGTACGGTGGATCCTTGGGCGGGAAGCCATTATGTAGAAAAATTAACCGATGAAATCGCTTCGGAAGCCTGGGAACTTATTAAGGAGGTGGAAGATTTGGGCGGAATGACAAAAGCCATTGAAGCAGGAATCCCAAAATTGCGAATTGAAGAGGCAGCAGCCAAAAAACAAGCACGATTGGATAGTGGACAGGAAGTATTGGTTGGGGTGAACAAGTATGTTCTGGAAAACGAGGACGACCTACAAATTCTGGAAGTTGACAATAAAAAGGTACGACAACAACAGGTAGAACAAATTGCGGAAATTCGAAAAGGGCGTGATGCGGAAAAAGTCCAAAAGGCATTGTTGGACATAGAACAGGCCTCCGCCAAGAAAATGAAGGACGGAAGCGGTGAAAATTTGTTAGCTTTAGCCGTAATTGCGGCCAAGGAAAGAGCAACCCTGGGTGAAATCAGTGATGCCATGGAAAAGGTCTTTGGCAGGCATAAAGCACAAATTCAATCGGTAAGTGGTGTGTATTCCAAAGAAATAAAGGACGATAAAAGTTTTGAAAAGGCCAGGGAAATGGCGGACGCTTTTGCAGAGCAAGAAGGCCGACGCCCCCGTATCATGGTGGCCAAAATGGGACAGGATGGTCATGACCGAGGTGCCAAAGTGGTCGCCACAGGTTATGCCGATTTAGGTTTCGACGTGGATATAGGACCGCTTTTCCAAACACCGGAAGAAGTGGCCAAACAAGCTGTGGAAAACGATGTACACGTCCTAGGGGTATCTTCCCTCGCTGCAGGACACAAAACCTTGGTTCCCAATGTAATCCAGGAGCTTAAAAACTATGGTAGGGAGGACATTATGGTGATTGTTGGCGGGGTGATCCCCAAACAGGATTATGATTTCCTTTTTGATTCAGGCACGATGGCCGTTTTTGGTCCAGGTACCAAAATTAGCGAAGCAGCCATTGAAATTTTAGGGATTTTAATGCGGTAAAAACCGTAAAACATTTTAGTAACGATTTAAAAACCAAACTTTAACTTTCTTTAACGCAAGCTGTTGCACTTATTCACCCAGTGTTAACAAATTCCGCTTTTTGGCGTTATAAATAATTGTATTTTTAACCCCTAACTTATCTTATGTAATGGGCAAAATTATTGCTATTGCGAATCAAAAAGGTGGGGTTGGAAAAACTACTACTACGGTAAATTTAGCGGCCTCATTAGGGGTTTTGGAAAAGAAAGTCCTGTTAATTGATGCCGATCCCCAGGCCAATGCCACATCAGGGTTGGGAGTTGACGTAGATAGTGTGGAAAAAGGCACCTACCAATTATTGGAACATACCCTGACTGCCAAAAGCACCATAGTGCAGACCGCTTCCCCAAATGTTGACCTCATCCCCGCCCATATCGATTTGGTGGCCATTGAGATTGAGTTGGTTGACAAGGATGACAGGGAATACATGATGAAGCAGGCCATACAGGAGGTTAGGGAGGATTATGATTTTATATTGATTGATTGTGCCCCTTCCCTTGGGTTGTTGACCCTGAATGCATTGACAGCGGCAGATTCTGTAATGATACCCATTCAATGCGAATATTTTGCCCTGGAAGGATTGGGGAAATTATTGAATACGGTAAAAAGCGTACAGCGGATCCACAATACGGATTTGGACATTGAAGGGATGTTACTGACCATGTTCGACTCCAGACTCCGATTGTCCAATCAGGTAGTGGAAGAAGTAAAAAAACACTTTGCGGATATGGTTTTTAACACCATTATCCAGCGGAACGTAAAGCTGAGTGAAGCACCCAGTTATGGTGAAAGTATCATAAAATACGATGCCAGTAGTCGAGGGGCATCCAACTATTTGAACTTGGCGCAAGAATTATTGAACAAGAACAAGGAAAAGGTTTAAATGGCAAAGGCGACCAAAAAACAGGCCCTTGGAAGAGGGCTTTCTGCTTTATTGAAAGATCCTGAAAACGATATACAATCGGTTGGGGACAAAAATGCGGATAAAGTAATTGGTAATGTTGTAGAACTGGAACTCTCGGCCATAGCGGTCAATCCATTTCAGCCCAGGACCAATTTCAATGACGAGTCGCTTCAAGAACTGGCCAGTTCCATAAGGGAATTGGGCATTATCCAGCCCATAACGGTCAGAAAACTGGATTTCAATACATACCAGCTCGTTTCGGGAGAACGAAGGTTTAGGGCCTCAAAGTTGGTTGGTCTGGAGACCATTCCAGCGTATATCCGCATTGCCAATGACCAGGAATCCCTGGAAATGGCATTGGTGGAAAACATTCAACGCCAAGACCTTGACCCCATTGAAATTGCCCTTTCCTATCAGCGACTGATCGATGAAATTCAACTGACCCAGGAAAAATTAAGCGAGCGTGTAGGAAAAAAGCGTTCAACAATAACCAACTATTTGCGATTGCTAAAACTCCATCCCATTATCCAAACAGGAATGCGTGATGGTTTCATAAGTATGGGCCATGGTAGGGCACTGATCAATATTGAAAAGAAAAAAGAACAGATAGAGGCCTTTGAAAAAATAGTTGCCAACAGTCTTTCCGTTAGGGAAACCGAACAGCTGGTCCGCACTTACAAGGAGGGTAAGACCCAGGGAAAAGATGGAAAAACGAAAAGCAAGGGCAAATCCCTCCCGGAATACGCCAGTAGCCATTTGGACGGTATTAGGGAATACATGGCCACAAGGGTAGAGATCAATGCCTCAGATTCCGGAAAAGGTAAAATTGTAATACCGTTTCATTCCAAAGAAGAGTTTCAACGACTCAAAAAAATACTTTCCGGTGAATAGGACACCCATTTTACTATTTTTCTTTCTATGTATTGTTTGGACCGGTGCTGCACAAGTCACCCAGGATTCCATACCGGTAATGAATCCTGTGGATTCACTGAAAACAGATTTGAAGCAAAAAGGGATTACCGTAGAGGAGGTAACTTTTGTACGAAAGGAAATCAATCCCCTGGGACCCAGTAAGGCCGCTTTTTATTCCGCTATTCTTCCCGGATTGGGCCAGATTTACAATAAGCGCTATTGGAAAGCCCCCATAGTTTGGGGTGCTATTGGATGGAGTGCATATCAATTTGCAAATACCAATAACCGATACAATTTTTTCAGGGATATCTTTAAACGGCGCAGAGCTGGTTTCATGGACGACGAATTATTTGACAGAAATAACGATGGGACAGGACCAGACTTTTCCGATGAGTCCTTACAAAATGCCCAGGAACGCCTGCAAAGGGACCGCGACCTATGGTTGGTGGTCACCATTGGGTTTTATGCATTGAACATCATAGATGCCAATGTGGATGCCCATCTAAAGCAATATAATGTGGATGAGCGGTTGGGCTACGAAATCAAACCCTTTCTTGATTTTAATGAAATTACCAATGACCCGAATTTTGGGCTCGCCGTTATTGTTACCTTTTAACTATGAACATTGCACTCTTTGGATATGGCAAAATGGGAAAAATGCTGGAAAAACTTGGTACGGACCGAGGCCATTCCTTTCCCTTAAAAATTGAATTTGATACCAACCTGCAATCCCTGGATTTTTCCGCCATTGATGTTGCCATCGATTTTAGTACGCCCGATTCCGCTTTCGACAATATAAAATATTGCTTTGAAAATGGGGTTCCCGTAATTTCTGGAACCACGGGTTGGTTGGATGCTTATGACGAAGCCGTATCCATTTGCAATGAACTCCAGGGAGCCTTTATCTATGCTTCCAATTTTAGTTTGGGGGTCAACATCTTCTTCGAATTGAATGCGAAATTGGCAATGATGATGTCCCAACGTAACGATTATGAGGTGGCCATGGAAGAAATCCATCACATCCACAAATTGGATGCCCCCAGCGGTACCGCCATTACTTTGGCAGAGGGTATTGTGCACCACTCCGATTATGAGGGTTGGCAATTGGGAAAAAGCCATGGCAATACCATCCCTATTAGTGCCAAAAGGGAAGGTGAAGTCCCCGGCACGCATAGTATCACCTACTCCAGCAAAGTGGATAGCATTGAAATAAAGCATACTGCCCATAATAGGGAAGGGTTTGCTTTGGGAGCTTTAATCGCCGCCGAATGGATTCAGGGTAAAAAGGGAGTATTTACCATGAAAGATGTGTTAAACCTTGTTTAATTGGTAACAATTGCACTTAATTAGCGTCACAAAATAAAATTTGACATGAACGGTACGCAGTGGATTCTATTTATTTTATTGGTGCAGGTCGTCCATTTTTTGGGGACCTGGAAGCTTTATGTTAAAGCTGGCAGAAAAGCTTGGGAGGCTGCCATACCAATTTATAACGGGATTGTTTTGATGCAAATCATCAATCGACCAAAATGGTGGGTTTTATTGCTCTTTATACCCATTATCAATTTATTGATGTTCCCGGTGGTCTGGGTAGAGACCATTCGCAGTTTTGGGCAGAACAAGTTATGGCAGACCTGGGCGGTAATTCTTTCCCTTGGTTTTTATATCTATTACGTGAACTACACCATGGATGTGGAACATATTGCGGACCGAAGCTTAAAACCTGGAACAGGATTGGGCGAATGGGTGAGTTCCATAGTATTTGCCATAGTGGCCGCAACTTTTGTACATACGTACTTTATACAACCTTATGTAATTCCCACGGGTTCTTTAGAGCGTACCTTACGGATCGGGGATTTTCTTTTTGTAAGCAAATTCCATTTTGGGGCAAGAACACCAATGACCGCTGTTGCAGCACCCATGGTACATGACACTTTACCCTTGGTTGGAACAAAATCATACCTCAACAAACCCCAAATTCCCTACTTCCGTTTACCCGGTTTTAATACGCCAAAGAAGAACGATATTGTAGTTTTTAGTTGGCCGGCGGATACGGTGCGACAATTCTTTGTTGCAGAAAAGGGGGTTAGAAAGCCTATTGATAAGAAATCGAATTATGTAAAGCGCTGTGTGGGCACCCCTGGGGACTCTTTGGAGATCATCAATGGATATGTCCACATAAATGGTAAAAAGTTGGAATTGTCCGACAGGGCCAAAGTGATGTACAACTATATTATCTATGGAAACAAAGGTGTTTCAAGTAGGCTATTAAATGAAGTCGGGGCAGATGATTTTATAAGGAAATTTATTTCCCCGCCCCTTAATCAAAATCAATACAATAGGTTAATACCTTATGTTAGGGATGCCAAGAGAAGGGAAGACGGGAAAATTGAATTATATACCGAAAAACAGGGCATTCCCACGGAGGTCATACGAGAGTTAAGACTGGGGCTTACCGAGGAAACCTCAAGACAGCGAATTGCCAACCTCACCCTTGAAATGGCAGAAACCATAAAAAAGGACCAACGGATAGATTCCGTTGTCATGCAAATAGAACCGAAGGGACAGGCGGGTTATAACATCTTTCCGCAAAATTCGAGATACCCCTGGAACAATGATAACCTTGGACCCATATACATTCCAAAAGCCGGTTCAACCGTGGAGTTGACCCCGGAAACCCTTCCCCTGTATAAAAAAATCATCAGGGATTACGAAAAAAATGAGGTTAGTGTCTCAGGAAATCAGGTGTTGATCAATGGGCAAAAAGCGGATTCGTATACCTTCAGCATGGATTATTATTGGATGATGGGGGACAACAGGGACCACTCGGAAGACAGCAGGTCATGGGGTTATGTGCCGGCAAACCATATTGTGGGGAAACCGGTCTTTATTTGGCTGAGCTTCGATAATTTTCAGGATGGCATAAAGTTCAATGAAAAAATGCGTTGGGACCGCGTCTTTACCACAGTTGGTGGGGACGGTGAACCGGTGTCCTATTTTCGGTATTTTTTGATGGTCCTGGCCGGTTGGTTTGTATTTGATTTTTTTAGGAAAAGGCGCAAATCCAAATCAGAAAATGCCTAACTCTTGAAGGCCTTACTTCACCCTTGCTGTTTTCCCAATATTGCCACGATGGCCGTTTTGGTGCAAAATGAAGTTATCTGGGAGGTACATGATAATTTCCAAAAACAGACGTATCGCAATCGTTATCATATTTGCACGGACCAAGGGCTGCACAAACTGAGCATTCCCATAAAACACGTTGGCGGAAAAGACGGGCGCCAGCAGTATAGGGACGTACAAATTGAAAATAGCTATCGTTGGCAGATCCAACACTGGCGTACCTTACAGACGGCCTACAGGGCTTCCCCCTTTTTTGAGTTCTATGAGGACGACCTGGCCCCCTTGTTCCAAAAAGAGTTTAAGTTTTTACTGGACTTTAATTGGCAAAGTCTTGATTTTTTGACGAATGCATTCCAAATTGACCACAATCCAAAACACTCAAAAGCGTACATGAAGGATTTCCTGGAGGGAGTGGATTTCCGTTTTCTGATAAACGCAAAAGAAGCGGTTCATTTTGACTTTAAACGGTACAATCAAGTGTTTATGGACAGGCATGGATTTACCCAGAACCTAAGCTCTCTTGATCTTCTTTTTAATGAAGGTCCAGGCACCATTACCCATCTGAAGGCACAAAGTTTGGAAAACCAATGTTAAGACATCTTTTACATTATGGCATTCACTTTCTGGTCCCAATCCTTATTGCCCTACTTTTTTTCAAAAGGGACAGGGTAAAAGTTGGTTTGATCTTATTGGCAGGTATCCTATTGGATGTAGACCACCTTCTGGCCAATCCCATTTTTGATCCCAATCGTTGTAGTATTGGGTTCCATCCACTTCACTCGTATATCCTGATCCCGTTTTATCTGGGACTTGCGTTATGGAAAAGGACGCGTCTTCTTGGATTGGCCCTGGTCATTCACATCATTGCGGATGCAACGGATTGTCTATTTCTCAGATTTTAATTTAAATTCTGCTTTAACCGGATAGTGATCTGACAATTCCACTTCATAATTGGTATGGGAAATCACTTTAAAAGAAGAATCTGCCAAAATATAGTCAATACGCAGGGGCAGTCCTTTTAAGTTATATGTGCTTCCCCAATCATTCCCCTTCTCGAAAAATGAATCTTGAAATCCATCGGATGCCATCCGATAAATCTGTGAAAACTGGGTGGCATTAAAATCGCCACAAATCAAGGTAGGGTGTGCCGAATTATTCATGTGTTTTCTAAGGACTTTAACTTGATTGAGTTGTTGGTCGACGGCTACACTAATTTTCTTGGCAAGACGAAATGGTTCATTTTTCTTTAAGTTCTCTTTGGAAGGAACAATTTTAAACGATTGAAAATGGACATTATAAACCCGTATGGTATCATTTGGTAATACCATATCCGCATAAATAATGTTATTGAGGGTCCCTTCCGGTTCCAAGGAACCTTTATTGATAATTGGAAACTTTGAAAATATGGCCTGTACCGATCTTCCTATGGAATAAGGGGTCTCTGTGCGGTACCTATAAAGTTTTAACTCCCTATGTTGAATTCTACTATGTTCCTGAAGGCATAAAATATCTGGATTCTCCCGTTTAATGAATTCCCTAATTTTTCCATCTACATTTTCAAGGGGTATATTTCCCCACCTATTAAAACTCATTGCATTATAGCTCATTATGGAGATATCAGGATCCTCACCCGCATTCGGGCCAAATATCTTATAGAAAGGTCCAAACGAGTAAAAGGAAACTATACAAGTCAACAACGAGGGCAATAACCATCTACTTCGTTTGAACAACCAAAAAACCAAAAAGATGGAATGGAAAAAAAATAAAACCGGTGTTAGAAATCCAAGTATGGAAATAGCTCCAAATACATTGCTATTTAACCAATATGAAATGAGCACCACTAAAGAAAGAAGTACTAAAATCAAATTGATGGTGACAAGCAATCTTTTTACCGTAACTCCTAAGCTCAATGTTAATCCTCTTTTCCAGCCTTGAACAAAAAGTCCTTTTCTTCTTTGGACAAACTCTCGTAACCAGATTTGCTGATTTTGTCCAGAATGGCATCTATCTTTTTTTGACGTGTTTCTTTATTGTAATCAATACCGCCTTTTGATTTTTTTGCATTTTTTCTTCGATGCACGGTTTTTAGGGGAGCTTTTCTTTTACCTGGTTTAAAAAGACCACCAATAGCTGTCAGCATATTGGAAAAGCCTGCACCAATATCCTTGCCATTCAACAATTGTCTCGCATAAAAATAGCCCAGAAAGGCCCCTCCCAAATGTGCCAACCTACCCCCGATGTTTCCTCCATAAGGAATTTGTATCAAATCAACCAGGACGACGAATGCACCAATGTACCATAACTTCACATTTAATAGACCGAACAAACGCACTTCCTGGTTGGGGATATAGGCACAAATAAAAATGAGCACAGCAGTGACTCCAGCGGAAGCTCCAATAAGCGGAATATTACTATTCAGTAAAGTGGGGAAAATATTGTAACCCAAGAGGAAGAACAATCCCCCTAGAATAACACCTAAAAAATAAACATTTATAAAACGTTGGCTATTAAAAAGATTTAAGAATATCCTACCGGTAAAATACAATACCAGCATATTCCAAAATATGTGCCCTATTCCGGAGTGAAAGAAAGAATATGTGACCAAAGACCATGGCTTCCCCAAAAAGGAAAAAAAGTCGGATGGCAGCTCAAACCAATACAGAACGGCATCAATGGAAACGCCGAAAAGGGCACTTGCCAAACCGGTACCAATGAAAACGGCAAGGTTAATGGCAATCAATTTTTCCGCAATGTTCAACCGTGCAAAATAATATTGTAATCCTCCACCGGCCATACCTAATTCCAACGATTTTGATTAAACTGATTTTTTTTCCAATACCACATCATAATGAAACCGATCAAAGCACCCCCAATATGGGCAAAGTGGGCGACATTACTTCCCGCACTTCCCAGACCATAAAGAATGTCATATCCAAAAATCATCAAGGGAACAAAATACTTCGCCTTTATGGGCACGGGCAAAAAGATAAGCATCAACTCCGCATTGGGATACATAAAGGCAAAAGCCACCAAAACCCCATACACAGCACCAGAAGCACCTACGGCCGGGGCGTTGAAGGCATTCATAAAACCATCAATTGTGCCCTGGGAGGCCAATTGATACCAGTCAGGACTGTACTGCCCGTTGGAAAGTATCTCCACAACACGTTGTTCCGTTAAGCCTGCCCCTGTAATGACATCCAATCCCTGGTTAAAGAAATAATAGTTGGATGCGATATGCAAAAGGGCTCCTCCTATCCCGGCAGAGAAGTAAAAAAATAGAAACTTGTTTCTGCCCCATACGCGCTCAAGGGGTGTACCAAAAGCCCAAAGGGCATACATATTGAAGAGGATATGAAAAAAGCCGGTGAAATCGTGCAGGAACATATGGCTGATGACCTGCCATATCCTAAAATTGGGGTTCTCGGGAAACCAAAGGGCAAAGTACTCATAGAGCGTATCACCAAGGCCCGTAATCCCAGCAATAAACAAGATGACATTGATGATGATCAGGTGCTTTATCGCATCTGTTAAACCTCCCATATACTAAAACTTATTTTCAATTTCATTTACCCCAACAATGACATATATGGTCTTTTGATCGGGACTTAACTTCGGCTCCTTACAAGCGAATAAATCGTTGACCAAAGCCGATTGACTTTCCACAGAGAGTACTTGTCCATTGGTAATGGCCAACTTTTTACCCATTGTCCGGGCCAACCATTCGGCGTGGGTAAAATGTTCCTTTCCTTGTCCTTCCAAATGTGATGCCAAAATAGCGTCCAGTACCGTTGTAATGGAATGTTCTGGCATACTGACAGGGATTCCGTTTATAACGACCTTGGCATTGTCAGAAAACGCGATATCGAACCCCAAACGTGTCAGGTTTGGAACCAATTCCTTTAAAATTCCCATTTCCTTTCTTCCAAAATCAAGTTCCACTGGAAACAACAACTGCTGGGTAACGCCCTTTTCAACCGTAATGTCCGTTAGGAACCTTTCGTAAAGAATACGTTGATGTGCCCTGTTTTGGTCGATGACCAACAATCCGGATTTCACGGTACTTACGATGTACTTTCGTTGAAGTTGAAAGCTGATTTGTTTACTTTCCACCTGCTCATCGGTCGATTCGAAGATTTCCGGATTTGTGGCATCCGATTCCATCTGCAACTGACTAAAACTATCTTCGTTACCCTCAACATCATAAAGTTCCTGCCAACCTTGCACATTAGTTTTGCCCACAGGTGCCCTGGAACTCCCGGAGCTTTTTTCATTTGAAAAGGGATTGAAATTGGCATCAACGGTAACGGTAGGCATATGGGCATCCCTATTCTTGAAACTATAA
The sequence above is a segment of the Muricauda sp. SCSIO 64092 genome. Coding sequences within it:
- a CDS encoding FtsB family cell division protein, with protein sequence MGWKELRQKKWFKVFTNTYILVLTIFAIWMAFFDTNSLLIHRELQQEINKLEQQKDFLQKEIEKDKKLLNELKDPKALEKYAREHYYMKKDNEEVFLIEYEDSTKVGN
- a CDS encoding methylmalonyl-CoA mutase subunit beta, whose translation is MKNNSLFSEFEPVLAKQWKQKIQMDLRGADYNDTLIWESLEGIKVKPFYNHEDVEANSNFQFTGEHTWQIGQIVYGGNPNLANKKALDILKRGAGALVFEISDVDMDWSALLDGIPLESIPIHIDFHTLEVGALERLQKYLGDRASKIYLHIDIIGHLAKSGNWYQNLEKDHQAFDQIQTLTATTKGISAISVDMSLYQNAGANIVQQLAYGLAHVNEYLNHSTDVVSNVTKEGITFKVAIGPNYFFEIAKLKALRWLWKSLAAEYGIETDCHILAIPSKRNKALYDYNVNMLRTTSECMSAVLGGANTVCNQSYDALYHKDNEFGERIARNQLLLLKEESYFDEAIKASEGSYYIEALTQELAQKALGLFKQLEASGGFLGELKKGIIQKKIKEAAAKEQEQFDTGKLVLLGTNTYQNPEDKMKDSLELFPFLKTDKRKTLVEPILEKRLSESLEQNRLKDE
- the scpA gene encoding methylmalonyl-CoA mutase gives rise to the protein MSRKNIQELELKTSNQKEQATKLGHENFVAGIRPFLRGPYSTMYVRRPWTIRQYAGFSTAEESNAFYRRNLAAGQKGLSVAFDLPTHRGYDSDNERVVGDVGKAGVAIDSVEDMKILFDGIPLDKMSVSMTMNGAVIPVMAFYIVAAMEQGVELNQLSGTIQNDILKEFMVRNTYIYPPTPSMQLIADIFEYTSQNMPRFNSISISGYHMHEAGAPAAMEIAYTLADGIEYIRTGLKAGLKIDEFAPRLSFFWGIGMKHFTEIAKMRAARMLWAKLVKEFDPTNEKSLMLRTHSQTSGWSLTEQDPFNNVARTTIEAMAAAFGGTQSLHTNALDEAIALPTDFSARIARNTQIYLQQETHITRTVDPWAGSHYVEKLTDEIASEAWELIKEVEDLGGMTKAIEAGIPKLRIEEAAAKKQARLDSGQEVLVGVNKYVLENEDDLQILEVDNKKVRQQQVEQIAEIRKGRDAEKVQKALLDIEQASAKKMKDGSGENLLALAVIAAKERATLGEISDAMEKVFGRHKAQIQSVSGVYSKEIKDDKSFEKAREMADAFAEQEGRRPRIMVAKMGQDGHDRGAKVVATGYADLGFDVDIGPLFQTPEEVAKQAVENDVHVLGVSSLAAGHKTLVPNVIQELKNYGREDIMVIVGGVIPKQDYDFLFDSGTMAVFGPGTKISEAAIEILGILMR
- a CDS encoding ParA family protein; the encoded protein is MGKIIAIANQKGGVGKTTTTVNLAASLGVLEKKVLLIDADPQANATSGLGVDVDSVEKGTYQLLEHTLTAKSTIVQTASPNVDLIPAHIDLVAIEIELVDKDDREYMMKQAIQEVREDYDFILIDCAPSLGLLTLNALTAADSVMIPIQCEYFALEGLGKLLNTVKSVQRIHNTDLDIEGMLLTMFDSRLRLSNQVVEEVKKHFADMVFNTIIQRNVKLSEAPSYGESIIKYDASSRGASNYLNLAQELLNKNKEKV
- a CDS encoding ParB/RepB/Spo0J family partition protein, with the protein product MAKATKKQALGRGLSALLKDPENDIQSVGDKNADKVIGNVVELELSAIAVNPFQPRTNFNDESLQELASSIRELGIIQPITVRKLDFNTYQLVSGERRFRASKLVGLETIPAYIRIANDQESLEMALVENIQRQDLDPIEIALSYQRLIDEIQLTQEKLSERVGKKRSTITNYLRLLKLHPIIQTGMRDGFISMGHGRALINIEKKKEQIEAFEKIVANSLSVRETEQLVRTYKEGKTQGKDGKTKSKGKSLPEYASSHLDGIREYMATRVEINASDSGKGKIVIPFHSKEEFQRLKKILSGE
- a CDS encoding DUF5683 domain-containing protein, which produces MNRTPILLFFFLCIVWTGAAQVTQDSIPVMNPVDSLKTDLKQKGITVEEVTFVRKEINPLGPSKAAFYSAILPGLGQIYNKRYWKAPIVWGAIGWSAYQFANTNNRYNFFRDIFKRRRAGFMDDELFDRNNDGTGPDFSDESLQNAQERLQRDRDLWLVVTIGFYALNIIDANVDAHLKQYNVDERLGYEIKPFLDFNEITNDPNFGLAVIVTF
- the dapB gene encoding 4-hydroxy-tetrahydrodipicolinate reductase, with the translated sequence MNIALFGYGKMGKMLEKLGTDRGHSFPLKIEFDTNLQSLDFSAIDVAIDFSTPDSAFDNIKYCFENGVPVISGTTGWLDAYDEAVSICNELQGAFIYASNFSLGVNIFFELNAKLAMMMSQRNDYEVAMEEIHHIHKLDAPSGTAITLAEGIVHHSDYEGWQLGKSHGNTIPISAKREGEVPGTHSITYSSKVDSIEIKHTAHNREGFALGALIAAEWIQGKKGVFTMKDVLNLV